One genomic region from Fictibacillus marinisediminis encodes:
- a CDS encoding carbohydrate ABC transporter permease, whose amino-acid sequence MSRKVNWPLTILLIICSLFILFPLYLTVVTALKTPEEMGQSLLDLPESFHWQNFKEAIRLTNFFHAFRNSALVTVFTVAFTLLTNSMVAYAIARNMHRKFFKMLYYYFVSAMFVPFPIIMLPVVKETSFLGLNNMAGLIFLYIVYGLAFNIFIYVGYIRSIPYSLEEAAYVDGASTWKVFWKVIFPLLAPINATVGILTCLWAWNDFLLPLVILNNRDSMTLPLVQYVFQSQFTTNYNLAFASYLMALSPMIIVYLFAQKWIISGVTRGAVK is encoded by the coding sequence ATGAGCCGAAAAGTGAATTGGCCGCTGACCATTTTGTTGATCATCTGTTCACTGTTCATTTTATTTCCGCTGTATCTGACGGTGGTGACGGCATTAAAAACACCGGAGGAAATGGGGCAGTCTCTGCTCGACCTGCCTGAGAGCTTTCATTGGCAGAACTTTAAGGAAGCGATTAGGCTCACCAACTTCTTCCATGCGTTCCGGAACAGTGCACTTGTTACGGTGTTTACGGTCGCCTTCACGCTTTTGACCAATTCCATGGTCGCTTATGCGATTGCAAGGAACATGCACCGCAAGTTTTTCAAAATGCTGTACTACTATTTTGTCAGCGCGATGTTCGTCCCGTTCCCGATCATTATGCTGCCGGTTGTAAAGGAAACGAGTTTCTTAGGTTTGAACAACATGGCGGGACTTATTTTTTTGTACATCGTGTACGGACTTGCTTTTAACATTTTTATTTATGTCGGCTATATCAGGTCCATTCCCTATTCCCTTGAGGAAGCAGCCTATGTGGATGGCGCAAGCACGTGGAAGGTCTTTTGGAAAGTTATCTTTCCTCTCCTTGCCCCCATCAATGCGACGGTCGGCATCTTGACTTGTCTATGGGCTTGGAACGACTTCCTGCTGCCGCTCGTTATTCTAAACAATCGGGATTCGATGACACTGCCGCTCGTGCAGTATGTGTTTCAATCTCAGTTCACAACGAACTATAACCTGGCGTTTGCCTCGTATTTAATGGCGCTCTCGCCGATGATCATCGTTTACCTTTTTGCGCAAAAATGGATCATCAGCGGTGTGACCCGCGGAGCTGTGAAATAA
- a CDS encoding phosphatase PAP2 family protein produces MRRQAIARGCSKPFYFLLFALVFCGAFLVFSVFIHTHLLKEFDRWTMAAVLSLRTPKWTSFFLFIQQLGYRKVIFPMITVMGLYLMLFKKFNECLFLFSTAAGALILNGWLKTYFHRPRPSVHVLITENGFGYPSRHTMLALALYGSISFLLWRKFQEEGAHLAKKLLSLTIGLVLLVGLSMIYLGVHYPTDIFGGLLAGAAWLCLCCAWYLHIKE; encoded by the coding sequence GTGAGAAGGCAAGCTATTGCAAGAGGCTGCTCGAAGCCTTTTTATTTTCTTCTTTTCGCGCTGGTTTTTTGCGGGGCCTTTCTTGTTTTTTCCGTCTTTATTCATACACATCTGTTAAAAGAGTTCGACCGGTGGACGATGGCTGCTGTCTTATCGTTACGGACACCCAAATGGACGTCATTCTTTTTATTTATTCAGCAGCTGGGGTATAGGAAGGTCATCTTCCCAATGATTACTGTCATGGGGCTGTATCTTATGTTGTTTAAAAAGTTCAATGAATGCTTGTTTCTCTTTTCAACAGCGGCAGGGGCTTTAATTTTGAACGGATGGCTAAAAACCTATTTTCACCGGCCCCGGCCTTCTGTTCATGTTCTTATTACAGAAAATGGGTTCGGCTATCCGAGCAGACACACAATGCTGGCCCTTGCTCTTTACGGAAGCATCAGCTTTTTATTGTGGAGAAAATTCCAGGAGGAAGGCGCTCATTTGGCAAAAAAGCTGCTTTCGTTAACAATTGGACTGGTACTGCTGGTTGGACTCAGTATGATTTATCTTGGAGTCCACTATCCGACAGATATTTTCGGCGGTCTGTTAGCCGGAGCGGCCTGGCTCTGTTTATGCTGCGCCTGGTATCTGCACATAAAAGAATAA
- a CDS encoding glycoside hydrolase family 13 protein, giving the protein MKKTWWKDSTVYQIYPRSFNDSNGDGIGDINGIIEKLDYLKDLGIDVIWLSPVYKSPNDDNGYDISDYKKIMDEFGTMEDWERLLDEMHQRGLKLIMDLVVNHSSDEHPWFQESRKSKDNPYRDYFIWRPGKDGAEPNNWESCFSGSAWQYDEATGEYYLHLFSKKQPDLNWENPKLREEVYDMMKFWLDKGIDGFRMDVINFISKVPGLPEAHNPSGKTYAWGGDYFMNGPRIHEYMQEMNKEVLSHYDVMTVGEMPGVDTEEAALYTADERDELNMVFQFEHVDLDAGPGGKWDLKPLELKDLKATFTKWQKGLEGKGWNSLYLNNHDQPRMVSRFGNDKEYRVESAKMLATFLHMMQGTPYVYQGEEIGMTNVQFETIEEYQDIETLNMYHEKVIDGGEDPGQVMESIYVKGRDNARTPIQWDDSENAGFTEGTPWLKVNPNYKEINAKQAVEDPVSVYHYYKKLIQLRKENEIIVYGSYDLILEDHPQIYAYTRTLGDEKLVVILNFSGDRPVFEMPEHVAYEAHELLINNYEVDDQEQIQSIELKPYEARVYRLK; this is encoded by the coding sequence ATGAAAAAGACATGGTGGAAAGATAGTACGGTCTATCAAATTTACCCTAGAAGTTTTAATGATTCAAATGGCGACGGGATTGGAGACATCAACGGAATTATTGAAAAGCTGGATTATTTAAAGGATCTTGGCATCGATGTAATCTGGCTGTCGCCAGTCTATAAAAGCCCGAACGATGATAATGGCTATGATATCAGTGATTACAAAAAGATTATGGATGAATTTGGTACGATGGAGGATTGGGAGCGGCTGCTCGATGAAATGCATCAACGCGGCCTCAAGCTCATCATGGATCTTGTCGTCAATCATTCTTCCGACGAACATCCGTGGTTCCAGGAATCCCGAAAGTCAAAAGACAACCCTTACCGCGACTACTTTATCTGGCGTCCCGGCAAAGATGGTGCTGAACCGAACAACTGGGAATCATGTTTCAGCGGCTCGGCCTGGCAGTATGATGAAGCGACAGGAGAGTACTACCTGCACCTTTTCAGTAAGAAGCAGCCTGATCTCAACTGGGAGAATCCAAAACTGCGTGAAGAAGTATATGACATGATGAAGTTCTGGCTCGACAAAGGGATCGATGGCTTCCGCATGGATGTGATCAACTTCATTTCTAAAGTGCCAGGTCTTCCTGAAGCACATAATCCAAGCGGTAAAACATACGCCTGGGGCGGTGACTATTTTATGAACGGACCGCGCATCCATGAATATATGCAGGAAATGAACAAAGAGGTGCTTTCCCATTATGACGTAATGACCGTAGGCGAGATGCCGGGCGTTGATACAGAAGAAGCAGCGCTCTATACCGCAGACGAGCGGGACGAGCTGAATATGGTGTTCCAGTTCGAGCATGTGGACCTTGATGCAGGCCCGGGTGGAAAGTGGGACTTGAAGCCTCTTGAACTGAAAGACTTAAAAGCTACGTTTACGAAATGGCAAAAAGGACTCGAAGGAAAGGGCTGGAACAGTTTATACCTGAATAACCATGACCAGCCGCGCATGGTTTCCCGTTTCGGCAACGACAAAGAATACCGTGTAGAATCGGCAAAAATGCTTGCGACTTTCCTTCATATGATGCAGGGAACGCCTTATGTGTATCAAGGGGAAGAGATCGGTATGACCAACGTTCAATTTGAGACGATAGAGGAGTACCAGGACATTGAAACACTCAATATGTACCATGAAAAAGTGATAGATGGCGGTGAGGACCCAGGCCAGGTCATGGAATCCATCTATGTTAAAGGACGAGACAATGCCCGTACGCCCATCCAATGGGATGACAGTGAAAATGCAGGTTTCACGGAAGGAACACCTTGGCTTAAGGTGAATCCGAACTACAAAGAGATCAACGCGAAGCAAGCGGTAGAAGATCCTGTTTCTGTCTACCACTACTATAAGAAGCTGATCCAGCTGCGCAAAGAAAACGAGATTATCGTTTATGGCAGCTATGACCTCATCTTAGAGGATCATCCTCAAATCTATGCGTATACGAGAACACTTGGTGATGAGAAGCTAGTAGTGATCCTGAACTTCTCTGGAGACCGCCCGGTGTTTGAGATGCCGGAGCATGTGGCGTATGAAGCACATGAACTTTTGATCAACAACTATGAGGTCGATGATCAAGAGCAGATTCAGTCCATTGAGTTGAAACCATATGAAGCCCGCGTCTACCGATTGAAGTAA
- a CDS encoding carbohydrate ABC transporter permease, which produces MKKNSKAFYWMALPAVCLFFIFHTIPVIQGIIYSFTNYKGYGDYEFIGLKNYLNLFQDDRVFASYGFTFKFAIIATILVNVISLMIAMGLNARIKYRSTLRGIFFIPNILSILIVGYIFNYIFAFFVPQIAEKAGINSLTENILGNPDLAWIGIVIVAVWQAVAFNTILYLAGLQTIPSDLYEAASLDGAGKWHSFRHITFPLIASFFTINMVLAMKNFLMVFDHIIALTGGGPGQATEAISILIYKGGFQGGEFAYQAANSVIYFIIIVAVSIIQIKFLQKREVTM; this is translated from the coding sequence ATGAAAAAGAACAGCAAGGCTTTTTACTGGATGGCTCTGCCGGCGGTCTGTTTGTTTTTTATCTTCCATACGATCCCTGTCATCCAAGGGATCATCTACAGCTTCACCAATTATAAAGGCTATGGAGATTATGAGTTTATCGGATTGAAAAATTACTTGAACCTGTTTCAGGATGACCGTGTGTTCGCTTCTTACGGATTTACGTTTAAATTTGCAATCATCGCTACGATTCTAGTAAACGTCATCAGCCTGATGATCGCGATGGGATTGAACGCCAGGATTAAGTACAGGAGTACACTGAGAGGGATTTTCTTTATCCCCAACATTTTAAGCATCTTGATTGTCGGTTATATTTTTAACTACATTTTTGCTTTCTTTGTGCCTCAGATCGCGGAAAAGGCAGGCATTAATTCACTCACTGAAAACATACTCGGAAATCCCGACCTGGCTTGGATCGGAATCGTGATTGTAGCCGTCTGGCAGGCAGTAGCTTTCAATACTATTTTGTATCTGGCAGGCTTACAGACGATTCCCTCTGATCTGTACGAAGCAGCGAGCCTTGATGGGGCAGGGAAATGGCATTCGTTCCGCCATATCACCTTCCCGCTCATAGCGTCCTTTTTCACCATTAACATGGTGCTTGCGATGAAAAACTTCTTAATGGTGTTCGACCATATTATCGCACTGACAGGGGGAGGCCCTGGCCAGGCAACAGAAGCTATCTCAATCCTCATCTATAAAGGCGGCTTCCAGGGAGGAGAGTTTGCTTACCAGGCTGCGAACTCTGTCATATATTTCATCATCATCGTTGCTGTTTCCATCATTCAAATTAAGTTTCTGCAGAAAAGAGAGGTGACCATGTAA
- a CDS encoding ABC transporter substrate-binding protein encodes MKKMMVMVSAFSLSVSLLSGCSGKESDDEKIHLEFFQNKSEAVGTFDKLISKFEKEHPNIDIEQNNVPDSETVLRTRLVKEDVPDILGIGGNATYGDIAEADVFYDFTKDPAVDKVIPNYVQALNQLAGKKNEVNGIPFATNANMVLYNKAKFRKLGLQVPQTWDELISTAQKIKKEGQVPFYLTLKDAWTAMVPFNSLIANTQGENFFKERDADRTTFQKRYGEASEKMLTLLKYGHKDNFGRDYNSGNKAFANGESFMYLQGNWAISSIKSLNKNIDIGTFPLPATNDPAKNKLVSGVDTVLTMSKDNPHKKESLMFINFLLKPENTKMYMKEQNSFSAVKGVYQDDPALANLNPYFKKQQITGFPEHFFPAGIPIANLLQGFLIQKEEKPFLKKLDREWDKVKARQ; translated from the coding sequence ATGAAGAAAATGATGGTGATGGTGAGTGCTTTTTCTCTTTCAGTCTCGCTCCTTTCAGGCTGCTCCGGCAAAGAATCAGACGATGAAAAAATTCATCTTGAATTTTTTCAAAACAAATCGGAAGCTGTGGGTACTTTTGATAAGCTGATCTCCAAGTTTGAAAAAGAACATCCCAATATTGATATTGAACAGAATAACGTCCCAGACTCTGAAACCGTTTTGAGAACAAGGCTGGTAAAAGAAGACGTTCCTGATATTCTTGGGATCGGCGGAAATGCGACATACGGGGATATTGCTGAAGCAGATGTGTTTTATGACTTCACGAAAGACCCGGCCGTGGACAAGGTTATTCCAAACTATGTTCAGGCATTGAATCAGCTGGCTGGCAAAAAAAATGAAGTGAATGGAATTCCATTCGCGACCAATGCCAATATGGTGCTGTACAACAAAGCCAAGTTCAGGAAACTTGGGCTTCAGGTGCCGCAAACATGGGACGAGCTGATCAGCACGGCGCAAAAGATTAAAAAGGAGGGACAGGTTCCCTTTTATCTTACTTTGAAGGATGCATGGACGGCGATGGTGCCGTTCAATTCACTAATAGCCAACACGCAGGGGGAGAACTTCTTCAAAGAAAGGGATGCTGATCGGACAACGTTTCAGAAACGGTACGGTGAAGCGTCAGAAAAGATGCTCACTCTCCTGAAATATGGCCACAAAGATAATTTCGGCAGGGACTACAACTCAGGGAACAAGGCATTCGCCAACGGGGAGTCGTTTATGTACCTGCAGGGAAACTGGGCCATTTCATCCATTAAATCACTCAACAAGAATATTGACATCGGAACGTTCCCGCTGCCTGCGACCAACGATCCTGCAAAGAACAAATTGGTTTCCGGAGTAGACACCGTATTGACCATGTCCAAAGATAATCCGCATAAAAAAGAATCACTCATGTTTATTAACTTTCTGCTTAAACCGGAGAACACAAAAATGTATATGAAAGAGCAGAACAGTTTTTCAGCTGTCAAAGGTGTATACCAGGACGATCCTGCGCTTGCCAACTTGAATCCTTATTTTAAGAAACAGCAGATCACGGGGTTCCCAGAACATTTCTTCCCGGCGGGCATCCCGATCGCCAACCTTTTGCAAGGCTTTCTGATTCAAAAGGAAGAAAAACCATTCCTGAAAAAACTTGACCGTGAATGGGACAAAGTAAAAGCCCGGCAATAG
- a CDS encoding phosphotransferase, which translates to MKQVRGQKVFLSDAVLSSLIYTHYGLTVQSIERVLAIPKVHTDQGIFGFKNANELNDLPFVAHCIEWMKQNHFSFIPSVLPCHNGQVYFEHENELYYMEEWAKGKDILFADLSLCERIGAALAHFHHAAEGAVPPSDSSRMEYGSRVHKLNGVYQDIQKWKTEYKPVPEWTFEPWMLDVLETRCRLAYSYIHRLEEEHGEVKGALCHGSLHQRNILLDGDQKIYFIDVESLVFAERPYDLASFIHYYAPSYNWKPAVIHRFIKGYQEHSVQSLSFNEWKFLFSFLAFPRRVESWCYRHFGSQTPSESTYFKLLGILVHDQPKESLFTQFHPETLESSFHLFYEMVKGRMG; encoded by the coding sequence ATGAAACAGGTTCGGGGTCAGAAAGTCTTTTTATCTGATGCTGTGCTGTCATCCCTGATCTACACTCACTATGGATTGACGGTTCAGTCCATTGAGCGCGTACTCGCCATTCCAAAGGTGCATACAGATCAAGGGATCTTTGGTTTTAAGAATGCCAATGAACTCAATGATCTGCCATTTGTCGCCCATTGTATAGAGTGGATGAAACAAAACCATTTTTCTTTTATTCCGAGCGTCCTGCCTTGTCATAATGGACAGGTATATTTTGAACATGAGAATGAACTGTACTATATGGAAGAGTGGGCGAAGGGAAAGGATATCCTGTTTGCTGACCTTTCATTGTGTGAGAGGATAGGGGCAGCACTCGCTCATTTTCACCATGCAGCTGAAGGGGCCGTACCCCCGTCGGACAGCTCCCGGATGGAGTATGGCAGCCGGGTCCATAAACTGAATGGTGTTTATCAGGATATTCAAAAATGGAAAACAGAATATAAGCCTGTCCCGGAATGGACCTTCGAGCCGTGGATGCTGGATGTGCTTGAAACCAGATGCAGGCTGGCCTATTCTTATATCCACCGCCTTGAAGAAGAGCATGGAGAAGTGAAAGGAGCGCTATGCCACGGCAGTCTTCATCAAAGGAACATCCTGCTGGATGGGGATCAAAAGATTTATTTCATTGATGTGGAATCTTTGGTTTTTGCTGAACGGCCATATGATCTGGCATCGTTCATCCATTATTATGCACCGTCCTACAATTGGAAGCCTGCAGTGATCCACCGGTTTATTAAAGGATATCAGGAACATTCCGTCCAGTCTCTCTCGTTTAATGAATGGAAGTTTTTATTCTCCTTTCTTGCTTTTCCGAGGAGAGTTGAAAGCTGGTGCTATCGCCATTTCGGGAGCCAAACACCTTCAGAATCAACTTATTTTAAACTTCTGGGCATCCTTGTTCACGATCAGCCAAAGGAAAGTCTGTTTACACAGTTTCATCCAGAAACTCTTGAGTCATCATTTCATTTGTTTTATGAAATGGTAAAGGGGAGGATGGGGTGA
- a CDS encoding LacI family DNA-binding transcriptional regulator: MSYTIKDVAKKANVSVATVSRILNNLPGYSEKTKEKVLRVIAEMGYQPNAIARGLINKKTKTLGVLLPAVSDTFASVVLSGIEDMAHDLDYSVMVCNTDKDGIRTMKYLQALREKQVDGIIFISEFFKDEYYNAITAMKLPIVLVSTKSPYDIPFIKVDDEKAVFDGVTYLLDRGHRSIGMIAGTKGDTIATLPRIEGYKKALKEQNIVFETKKVVYGDFGFDSGIAAAEELLEQNKDLTAIFCSSDEMAAGALSYLYRMSIRVPDEISLIGYDNTKVAEMAIPPLTTVGQPLYEMGKNSVRMLLELEEGKTESMIMPHKIAERETVKSIRK; encoded by the coding sequence ATGTCTTATACGATTAAAGATGTGGCAAAAAAGGCTAACGTCTCGGTTGCTACGGTTTCCAGAATCCTGAACAATCTTCCAGGCTACTCAGAGAAAACAAAGGAAAAGGTGCTTCGGGTTATCGCGGAAATGGGGTATCAGCCCAATGCGATCGCAAGAGGTTTAATCAATAAAAAGACAAAGACGCTGGGTGTGCTGCTGCCGGCTGTTTCGGACACCTTCGCTTCCGTCGTGTTAAGCGGCATAGAAGATATGGCTCATGATCTTGATTACAGCGTAATGGTCTGCAATACGGATAAAGACGGAATTCGAACAATGAAATATTTACAGGCACTGCGGGAAAAACAGGTGGACGGTATCATTTTTATCAGTGAATTTTTTAAGGATGAGTACTATAACGCCATTACAGCTATGAAACTTCCAATCGTGCTCGTATCGACCAAGTCTCCATACGACATTCCGTTCATTAAAGTGGATGATGAGAAGGCCGTTTTTGATGGCGTGACCTATCTTCTCGACAGGGGACACCGTTCCATAGGGATGATCGCCGGAACAAAAGGAGATACGATTGCCACCTTACCGAGGATTGAAGGCTACAAAAAGGCACTAAAAGAACAGAACATTGTATTTGAAACAAAGAAGGTCGTCTATGGTGACTTTGGTTTTGACAGCGGCATTGCAGCTGCTGAAGAACTTCTGGAACAGAACAAGGATCTCACCGCTATTTTTTGTTCAAGTGATGAGATGGCTGCAGGTGCTTTATCTTATTTATACCGCATGTCCATCCGTGTCCCAGATGAGATCTCTCTGATCGGCTATGATAATACGAAAGTGGCAGAAATGGCCATCCCGCCTTTGACTACAGTAGGACAGCCGCTCTATGAAATGGGGAAAAACTCTGTACGCATGCTTCTGGAATTGGAAGAGGGCAAAACGGAAAGCATGATCATGCCCCATAAAATAGCAGAAAGAGAAACGGTAAAATCCATTCGTAAATAA